The Anaerobiospirillum thomasii genome contains the following window.
ACCTAAAAGATGATTCATCAGGGTGGATTTACCAACATTAGGTCTGCCTATAATACCTACAAAACCAAAATAGCTTTTATCACTCATAACTTACAAGCCCTGCTTTTTAATAAAGTTCAAGGCCTCCTGAGCTGCCAGCTGCTCGGCCTTGCGACGTGAAGATCCCTTGCCTTTAAACTTCTCTTTTACAATATCAATCTGTACGCTTACATAAAAGGTCTGATCATTGTCATTGCCTGTTATCTGCTCAACTTCATATTTTGGCAGAACTATTTTGCGTGACTGTAAAAGCTCCTGCAAAGTTGATTTAGGATCTTTTTGATTAACATCTGGATTTATGGTTTTAAGTCTTGTTTCAAACCACTTGAGCACAACACTTTTGACGCGATGAAAATCCTCATTGGTATCAATAAACATAGCACCAATGATAGACTCTACAGCATCGGCAAGCAGTGAATCGCGGCGTGAACCGCCTGTTTTGCGCTCACCAGGACCTAACTTTAGATAAGTGCCAAGCTTAAACTCGCGCGCAAGTTCAGCAAGAGTAGGCTCTCTTACAAGAGTTGAACGCATACGGGTCAGATCGCCCTCAGGTGAATGAGGAAACATATCATAGAGCTTTTTGGCTATAATCATGCCTAAAATTGAGTCGCCCAGATACTCAAGGCGCTCATTGTGATCAGTACCGACACTTCTGTGGGTTAAAGCCAGCTCTAAAAGCCTGGTGTTATTAAAAGCATAACCTATCTGCAGCTCAAGAGGCTGTAGAATAAATGCATTATCCTTGGCCATAATCACCCTCTATTTAACAGAGCCAATGCGCTCAAAACGTATGGCTGATGGCAAGAAGTCACTTTCATTTTCATATTCAACAGACAGCCAGATGCACACAGTCTTGCCTGCTATATAATCACGTGGCACAAAGCCCCAGAAGCGGCTGTCCTGACTGTTGTCTCGGTTATCACCCATTACAAAATAATGATCCTCAGGCACAACCCAGGTAGCCACATCCTTGCCCTCCTGTCGGTAAAAATGGGCACGCATATCAGGGGCCAAAGGATTGATTAAAATCTCATGCTCCACACCATCAAGATTTTCATCAAGAAGCAGATACTTCTCCTCAAAGGTGGCATGCTTTTGTGTATATACACCCTTTTGAGACAGATCTATGCGCTTTGGACTTTCACACTGTCCCTCTGTGCAGGCTCTTCTTATATATAGCTGCTTATTATGATAGGTAATCTCATCACCTGGCAGGCCTATTACTCTTTTAATATAGTCAACAGAAGGATCCTCTGGATATTTAAAAACAATAACATCGCCACGCTCTACATCTGAAAATCTAATCAGCGTATTGCCTGTTAAAGGGTTTTTAATACCATAGCTCCACTTTGATACGGCAATAAAATCACCAGAGAGCAGAGTTGGCATCATAGAGCCTGATGGAATTCTAAAAGGCTCAAAAATAAATGATCTGAAAACAAAAACAAAAAGTATGATAAAAAACAGTGAGCCAAACTGTCCTACAGGACTTTGCGGCTCCATAATCTTTTTAAGCTCCTTTTTGCTGACCTTGGCATTGCTCTCAAGCAAAGCAGCCCTGGCTTTGAGCCTTTGCGGTCTGTCTTTTGTATAATCATAAAAATAGGCTATACCTGAGAGTATAGTGGCAAACACTAAAAGCAGTGAAAATGTATTCATAGACTACTCCTTTCCTACCTTTAATATTGCAAGGAATGCCTCCTGTGGCACCTCGACACGACCTAACTGCTTCATACGCTTTTTACCGGCCTTCTGCTTTTCTAAAAGCTTTCTCTTTCTTGTTATGTCACCACCATAGCACTTGGCCAGCACGTCCTTGCGCAGAGCCTTTACTGTACATCTTGCAATAATCTGCGCACCAATGGCTGCCTGAATTGCAATATCAAACATCTGTCTTGGAATTAATTCCTTCATCTTCTCAACCAGGGCACGGCCACGTGACTGAGCTACAGAGCGGTGGACAATTACAGCAAGAGCATCAACCCTGTCACCTGCAATTAAAATATCAAGACGGATAAGATCGCCATGCTCAAAGCGCTTGAAACTGTAATCAAGTGAGGCATAACCGCGGGACACAGACTTTAATCTGTCAAAGAAGTCTAAAACCACCTCAGACATAGGAAGCTCATAAGTTAATGCCACCTGCTCGCCATGATAGACCATGTTGGTCTGAATACCGCGTTTTTCCTGACATAAGGTCATAACAGAGCCTACATATTCTGTAGGCATAAGCATACGACACTCAGCTATTGGCTCGCGCACTTCACGTATATTACTTACAGGAGGCAGAGCTGCAGGGCTGTCAATATGAATAATCTCACCTGAGGTCATAACAATTTCATAAACTACAGTAGGAGCTGTAGTAATGAGATTTAAATTGTATTCTCTCTCAAGGCGCTCCTGAATAATTTCCATATGGAGCATGCCTAAAAAGCCGCATCTAAAGCCAAAGCCTAAAGCCTTTGAATTTTCAGGCTCGAAAAAGAGTGAGGCATCATTTAATGACAGCTTGTCAAGGGCATCACGAAATGCATTGTAATCGTCTGTATCTACAGGGAACATACCTGCATAGACCTGAGGTTTGGCCTCATGGAAACCTGGCAGAGGCTCAACAGAGCCATTTTTTGAATGGGTAATGGTATCACCTACAGGGGCACCGTGAATAGTCTTGATACCACAGATAACCCAGCCCACCTCGCCGCAGTTTAATACATTTACATCAACTCTTTTTGGTGTGGAAATACCAAGGCGCTCAACATCCCAGGTCTGACCTGTGGACATAACCTTGATCTTATCACCCTTGCGCAATGTACCGTTTTTAACACGTACCAGGGAGACTACACCTAAATAGTCATCAAAGTATGAGTCAATAATAAGAGCCTGCAGCGGAGCATCAGGATCGCCCTGCGGTGCTGGAATTGAGTGCACCAGACGCTCAAGAACATCAACAATACCTATGCCGGTTTTGGCACTGCATCTGCAGGCATCCTGCGCATCAAGTCCTATAATATCCTCAATCTCTTCAATTACCCTTTCAGGATCGGCAGCTGGAAGATCGATTTTATTTAAAACAGGAATAACCTCTAAATCAAGCTCAATGGCCTGATAGCAGTTGGCAAGAGTCTGAGCCTCTACACCCTGTCCTGCATCAACAACAAGCAAAGCGCCCTCACAGGCAAAGAGTGATCTTGATA
Protein-coding sequences here:
- the lepB gene encoding signal peptidase I; amino-acid sequence: MNTFSLLLVFATILSGIAYFYDYTKDRPQRLKARAALLESNAKVSKKELKKIMEPQSPVGQFGSLFFIILFVFVFRSFIFEPFRIPSGSMMPTLLSGDFIAVSKWSYGIKNPLTGNTLIRFSDVERGDVIVFKYPEDPSVDYIKRVIGLPGDEITYHNKQLYIRRACTEGQCESPKRIDLSQKGVYTQKHATFEEKYLLLDENLDGVEHEILINPLAPDMRAHFYRQEGKDVATWVVPEDHYFVMGDNRDNSQDSRFWGFVPRDYIAGKTVCIWLSVEYENESDFLPSAIRFERIGSVK
- the lepA gene encoding translation elongation factor 4; the encoded protein is MADFNQNLVRNFSVIAHIDHGKSTLSDRFIQHCGGLTDREMQSQVLDSMDIERERGITIKAQAVTLKYKALDGNIYELNFIDTPGHVDFSYEVSRSLFACEGALLVVDAGQGVEAQTLANCYQAIELDLEVIPVLNKIDLPAADPERVIEEIEDIIGLDAQDACRCSAKTGIGIVDVLERLVHSIPAPQGDPDAPLQALIIDSYFDDYLGVVSLVRVKNGTLRKGDKIKVMSTGQTWDVERLGISTPKRVDVNVLNCGEVGWVICGIKTIHGAPVGDTITHSKNGSVEPLPGFHEAKPQVYAGMFPVDTDDYNAFRDALDKLSLNDASLFFEPENSKALGFGFRCGFLGMLHMEIIQERLEREYNLNLITTAPTVVYEIVMTSGEIIHIDSPAALPPVSNIREVREPIAECRMLMPTEYVGSVMTLCQEKRGIQTNMVYHGEQVALTYELPMSEVVLDFFDRLKSVSRGYASLDYSFKRFEHGDLIRLDILIAGDRVDALAVIVHRSVAQSRGRALVEKMKELIPRQMFDIAIQAAIGAQIIARCTVKALRKDVLAKCYGGDITRKRKLLEKQKAGKKRMKQLGRVEVPQEAFLAILKVGKE
- the rnc gene encoding ribonuclease III; amino-acid sequence: MAKDNAFILQPLELQIGYAFNNTRLLELALTHRSVGTDHNERLEYLGDSILGMIIAKKLYDMFPHSPEGDLTRMRSTLVREPTLAELAREFKLGTYLKLGPGERKTGGSRRDSLLADAVESIIGAMFIDTNEDFHRVKSVVLKWFETRLKTINPDVNQKDPKSTLQELLQSRKIVLPKYEVEQITGNDNDQTFYVSVQIDIVKEKFKGKGSSRRKAEQLAAQEALNFIKKQGL